DNA from Aliarcobacter butzleri:
TCTTAAGAACAACATCTACTAACTCTTGTTGAGTCAATTTAATATTTTCAGAACTTAATAGCTCTTCAAGAACTTCAGCAACAACTTGTTTCTTAGCTTTTGATGTCTCAATTTTCATCATCTCTTCTAAATTTCTATTTAGATTAGTAATATCTGCATCTACAGCAGTTGTAACTTTTTGCTTAACTGAATCAATATCAGTTTTCGCACTTTCAATAATCTCTGCAGCAAGTTTTCTTGCTTCTTCTAATTTTTTTTGTGCATCTGTAACTTTATCTTGAGAAGCTTTTAAAGTTTCTTGAACTTTATCAAGTTCTGCTTGAATAGATAAAGTTCTATTAGCAAAAAATGCTTTAATTTTATCAGCAAGTAAATACCATAAAATCGCAGCAAATATAATAAAGTTAACGGTTCTTTGTACTATATCAGTCTCTACCGCACCTTGGCTTGCAAATAATGCAACAGGAGCTAAAGCTAACCCAAGTAATAAAATTCTTTTCATATTTCCAATCCCCTTAAATAGAACTAAGCTTAGCTTTTAAGCTATCGTTAAATTGAGGCATTGATGATATTAAAGAATCCTTTAATGCTTTTGTTTCATCTTGTAAATTTTTAGCAAACTCAGCAGATTTTGCTTCTAAATTTAATTTAGCACTTACAAGTTTCGCATCAGCACTCTCTTTTGCTTCCTTATATGCTTGTTCTCTAATAACAGCCGCTTCTTTTTTAGCTTTAGAAATGATTTCATTTGCTTCAGCTAACATCCCTTCTACATCTGCACCGTTTGATTTTGCATCTTCTAAA
Protein-coding regions in this window:
- a CDS encoding F0F1 ATP synthase subunit B, with the protein product MKRILLLGLALAPVALFASQGAVETDIVQRTVNFIIFAAILWYLLADKIKAFFANRTLSIQAELDKVQETLKASQDKVTDAQKKLEEARKLAAEIIESAKTDIDSVKQKVTTAVDADITNLNRNLEEMMKIETSKAKKQVVAEVLEELLSSENIKLTQQELVDVVLKKVA
- a CDS encoding F0F1 ATP synthase subunit B family protein, with amino-acid sequence MLDISPVLLLSSGIIFLLVVARLNSCLFKPLLKHMDERTSSIKKDLEDAKSNGADVEGMLAEANEIISKAKKEAAVIREQAYKEAKESADAKLVSAKLNLEAKSAEFAKNLQDETKALKDSLISSMPQFNDSLKAKLSSI